The genomic interval GAAAGGAGATGATAAACTGCTGGCAGGAAAGAGAATTACATTTAATTAAGATAAATATCATTACAGTCAGCCTGCGGATATCAGTATTCAGCGTCTCCGTCGCCATGGTAAATAAACAGAAATCCGCTTCCTGTCATTTACCCAGAAACCTTTTCGGTATGACGCTACCGATGGTTGCCACAGCGACAACACGGCCAATGGGCTCCGTCCGTGCTGCAAGCTCCGACTTTAGCCCCCGTTTAACTTTAAAACGATGATGAAATGATCCTCATAAATCTTGTCCATTATGATTTACTATCCGTAACATCTATTTGTATACGACAGGCTACTACTACAATGTGCTAATTAAAAGTCTTGGCTTACTAGTCCATGACGTTGAGGTAGTACTATTGGCCACAGCAGCCATGCATTGTATTTTAGGTAGGATTGGTTGTTCAGTGTATTTTTAATAATTTCTCAAATTGGGCTTCCTTTGTCAACTGCACAATCATTAATATAAAATGGAAGGCCCAGTTAATTAACATGTTTATGTGAGTCACACAAGAAAGTTGCCTCCATAACTTCAGTTAAAACaactttattaaaaaacaaactaaaaccAATTAGTTATACAGCAATGACAGTTTAATACAAATGGTAGACAACTTTTATACTTAGATCGTTTTTggtgaaaaacacacaaaactccACATTTGGTCCAGTGGATTTATTATCTACAGCAGAGTGTGTATATATCCACATGGGGATACaagtttaaataaaataaaaatcttcaCTCCCATCAAAGAGTTCTTCACAAGggattattaaaaaacaaaacaaaaatggtTGAGATAAATCTAAGAACTGAAGAGGAACGATGAACCATCTTCTGTGGAAGGCAGGGTCAGTTGTAAAACCTTGATGAACCACCAGAGTACCGGGATGGACCTGCAGAATAGACAGCCAAAATGAACACTGCGTCATTACAAAGgcctaaccctgcgttcacaccaacagatgcatttgctgcccgaacgcgttgacgcctgagtttcgcggcgcgtcaaatcaagttttgcggcgcgtcaaacttttgacgcgcgtcaaaagttgaaatatttcaactcgagcagcatttgacgcgccgcaaaatacgtgaacgtgcccggcagcgggcacgggcatgccgcgccgcaaatcaagttttgctgcccgttttctcggcagcaaatgctgcggcagcaaagcagcaacgcgtctctacattcactttgaatgggatcacgacgcgcgtcaactttttgcatcttttggtgtgaacgcagggtaaggaTTTTAGAATCGCTTCTCATAGAAATATACAAGTGAAGTGCAAAGACGGACTACTAAAATTTATTATAGCTTATTTTCTTCTATTTGGGGTACAATTAAGCCCTACCAGTCAACCACACATTAACACCAATGGTGTCTTAACAGTGCAAGGGCACAGCCAGCTTCAGGTGGAGATAAGTGATGATGTTTATGTTAAAAACATAGTTCAGGAGCTGAGCATCAAAGCTCTTGGTTGCAAGACTTCTTCTGTCCGCTGAGCTACTGCTGCCGTGAAGCTGCTGAATCCATGTGCTACAGGATGGGGACATTTTATGATAAATTAAAGCAGTTCATGCCTAAGAAATTTCCGGAGTAGCGTTCTCCAGGATTGGAGACCCTCTGAGAACTTGATGCACTGCCGAGAGTGGTAGAACCCTGGAAGAGAGAACAGCAACATGTCACATTCAGAGAACATGCTGTCCTGTCTTTAACACAGGCGGACCTTAAGCATCACTCTAGGGAGAGAATAATCAAGctttttaaaaacacatttacatttgcCTCGGGTATCACGAAATAGTTGCATGCAGTCAATATGATATGAACCGCCCCTTACCCCAGAGACACTTCTGAGCCGGTACTCCATCAGCACATCTGTCAGCTTCTGGGTCACCTTCAGAACAATCTGGGCATCGTCCTCGTTTTCTATCCGAAAGGTATCCTAAAAAAAATACACGCATTGcaagaaatgaaaaagaagaaaaaaagtattTGTGAATTCAGTGGGATCTCGTACCAAGTTGAACATCATCTTGGCCCTCAATTAGCAACACTCACTAGGTAACTGAGCAATGTGGAGGGCAGGCTGCCGCTCTCGGGGTGTGCTCCCATGAGGCCCGGCCTCTCCTCTGGTCTGTCTGCTGGCCTCTCCATTAGGCCGCTCCCCATCGAGTTCCCCCTAAAGTCTTCTTTGTAACCTCGACCAGGGCCGTCTCCCAGCAATCCACTGCTATCTCTTCTACTAGCCATTGAAAAACCATTTCCACCCCCGCTGTGGGAAGAAGGGCCCATCTCGTCTGGGAAACGTCTAAGGTTCATGTTGGAGGCAGGGTAGTCCGGCCGGCTAGGGAAGCCTCCCATGTCCAGCTCTCCATAGTCACCAATGGAAGGATTGTGGAAAGGACCTCCATGAGTGGGATATTCTCCTTGGAACATGGGGTCAGAAAACCTGCCACCTGACGGATATCCATGTTTTTAGTGATGATCGGGAAAGGAATACAGAATGAAGCAACATACGCTCAAATGTTTAAAATTAAATGTCAAACCTAAATATGGGCCTGGTGGTCCCATAGATCCTGGTGAAGGCAAAGGCTTGGGAATAGCAGTCCGGAGACCTTGGAACGCAGGGACATCACAGGGCTCCTTAAGGATCACCTAAATTGTAGAAACAAgcacatttaaataataatagaataataattAGAATGGAGGGCAAGACCAACTCCCCTCAACCAAATAGTATTTATAGATTAAGCaatttaattataatattagGAAACATCCAGAATTTTTCTAAtacaaattacaaaaataaatcatagAGGGGAAGTTAATTTGCCCTGGCTCACCTTGAGTTTCCCGCTGCCCTCAGCGCTCGCCACCTCAGCTGATGCCTCTTTAACTTTCTTCCTAAACAAAGGGTCTTTGATGGCCTCTTCCTCGTCACCTGTCACTTTAGTGGGATGAGCCCGCTTCTATAGAacacagcagagagcagagatgtATATTTGGTATTTTGGAACCAATTGGTGTAGTGCCAGCAGGTAGAAACTCTAAACCTAATTAAGAATTcatatataattttatattacTAGAGGCCATACAACATTCCAACCAACTACTCttgtaaaaatatataactaACCATATATCTGAGACTGTGTTTCCAGCCTTTGACGTGGGCCAGCATGTCGTGCTGTAGACGGGTCACATTGCAGATTTTACACTGATAGTGTGGCGGTACCGATTTACTGGGACTACGGTACTCCCACACATACTGAAGGCCTGTGTGGGGGGAAAAGGGTTAAGAGTAAAGCATATCAAAGTTAAAGGAGCAGAAAGTTGGTGGTGTGCTAGTGGGGTTTCATTCCAACTTACCAATGATGGGCTCATTGACTCCAGTCAACAGCatggtgagagagggaagggtCTTAATGACTGTCCCTTTTGTGAACACtagggaaaaaaataacaactttCATATCACGCATTGCTTTAAAATATAGTGCCAGGAGTCCTTCCAAATAACATTATTGAGAATCTATTAACGGAAGGACGCTTAGAAACCCAAACACTTAGTGAGCACTTGGGCAGCATAGAGAGAGTCCCAGTTATCTTCCTCTGCTGGTGTACGCCAGAGGCGGAGTGAAGACTCCCCTCCAGCGATGCCCAGTTCCTCACTCAACCAATCCGCAGGAGTCAAACTCCAGTGTGGACCCTCCGCAGACAGATTGTAGGAGTCTGGGTTATCAAATCAGTATTTTGACCTGGCAACCAAGTGCCTTTTCTATTTAGAATCTATGCAACATCATAGCAACCAGCCAAATGAGGCCTGCGGAACACAGACGTCATTTTATTAAGGTGAACTACTGAATATTCAACAGTTTACAACCTAGGAGATAAACTGCACTGCAGTGCAGTTACAGGAAGAGGTTGGTTACtaaaaaccacacaaacacaccagtacAAGCATTTCTAAAGTTGTTCAGAAACAAAACTCTCAAATGCATTGAGATCTTAAAATGGCGAAAAACCCTGTAGTGTGAATGGGATGGCTTCCATTCGGGCTTAAGCCAAATTTAAGAATCTCATAACCCCTAGTGTGTTCTGGGATTTTATGTGTTGACTTTTAAAAAGGGACTCTTGGGAGTAATAAAAGTGCCACCACTTGGAGTGGTCGATGGCACTTACCCCACTTGCCTGGACTTACCTATGTCAGTCGAATGCAGGAACGGCTTTCTCTGTCAGAGAGAATTAAcccgaggaggagagagatacaaagaatTATTGAAGGAACATGGCTTGATAAAGAGATTGAACTCTAAATCCATGTCCTCCACTTCATGGAGGAAAATAACTTTATCCTCCATGTTGCCTGCGTGAGGCATTAGCATGTCACATGCTGTAGCCAGGATAATCTGGCAACCAGTCGATTCTCATTAATTGAGAACGCGCCATCAACAGCACATGTGTCCATATAGATgttcatatctatatatataaagatgtaACGCAACATAAAAAAACGTTGCGATACACCCAGAGAGGGGACGAAACAATGCGATTACATCAAATATACATGTAGTCCGTTATAAGTTGAAAGTTTTGTGAACCATGAAGTAACTGGTTCCCCATTGTTTGAAGTTCTCCACTTCCTGCAACAATATGCAGCCGACATCCACACATAACGGAATGGGCAGAGCAGAAGAAGCGAACCGTCCCCAGATCAGACCACTAGTAACGTAATTGCGTTCAGTGGGTAACCTTTGAGAAAGGAACCCACTCTAAGATTTCCTTTGAGATATATTTAGAAACACAGAATTCTTTATTTCCAAAGACATACCTTAACATTCCTGAACTTGTTTTGCTGTTTCTGTACCCCGTATGGCCTCTTGGCTCTGGGTGGTTGTTGCGAGGCGGGCTGCATGTCGGCGTCTCCCATTCTACAAGGAGAGATAAGACTTGACCGCTTGAGCGTGTTCATTATAAATGTCATACGTTATAGCCATACAGTCCCTTGTAGACAGGTTGTACAGCGCTGTTGAAGCCATGTAATGCAGACAATAGACGGGTAGGTTTGGACAACCAGCTATTCGCTAACGCTATGCTAAACCAATGTTATGTCATTATAAGACAAAATAGGCACCTAtttttgttattatattatacagtATTATACTTTTATACTTTAACATACAAACAGTGAAGATAGCGCCATATTACCTGTATTAGCAGcaattaaaaaacgacaatacTAGCCTTCGGTGGAAAAGCAACGCTAGAAAAGACCAGTAAATGAAGGACCCCGAATAGAAGCTGTGGCGTTTGCCTGTTTTTAACCTTAGCCTATCCCCCTTTTGATATTTGGCTCAAACTATATCTTTATCAGCGAGAGCCTGTGATTCAATTGAATTTATAATGTATAGTGATCTTCTTTTGTTCTTTAATTTGGCTGGAAATATGGTGATGCAGGTATTAAAATGAAACCTTTTAAGGCTAAATGGAAGACGACTTTGTAGTGGGCTCGTTTTATTTTCTGGTACTCTATAATATTTCATCTGAGGGGAATAACTGctacacaagaaaaaaaaaagtggaatgTAAGGCTACATATCTTAGatattttaatttcaaatgCAGATTGTTGTAATATACCAAATAGCTATAACTCAGGGCACGGCGTAATGTGTTTCCTGGCGGTTCCTGGTAGCAAAACAAGGCTACACATGGTTTAAGGACCCATCAACACGAGCTTCATGTTTGCTTTTCCTGTGAGGCATGCTTGAAAGGTTTGCTAttttactaatatatatttgCACATTGTCACGTTGTTTTCAATGTATGATACccaaacacaataacaaaaataaaagatcACTTCTCAGTTAGCGCTATTATTGTTGATGCTGTTTGGCTCCTCGTTAAACTACAATTTACATAAGGCTGGATTATTCTTATTCTCTAGCAACAGAGAGCAGTGTAGTGCATATAACACGAAATTAAATTGCTTGCTTTCGGCCAGTTGTtaatacattttccttacaattTGAGTGAGTAGTTTATTCCTTTCCCCCATTTGTGCGTTGGTCCGCTTATTTACGAAATGTATTGTAGACTACAGCTATGAAGTCCAAGGGGAAGAAGAGACAGGACGACTTCCAGAAAGTCAAGCTGAAGGTGGGAAAGAAGAAGCCCAAAGCAGATAATGCCACCAATACCAACTTCCGCTCCAAGGGAATCCATCTCTCTGAACAGTTGAAAAGAGATAGCGGCCCAACCACACATAGACAGCTCGGCATCAATGTAAGTGTTCTCACATTTCCTTTGCTTGTCACCTTATTTTCTGTGGGTCTTTCTCTCATAACACATTGAAAAATAATAGTTTTGCTCTACGGTCCAGACTGTTTGGTTTCTGTTGGTCACAAAATCTATTTCCTTCTGCATTTAGGACCTGCTGTCCCAGCTCCACCATTACAGTGGCAACGTGAAGCTGAGTTCCTTGACGGGCTTGAGGGAGCTGCTGTTGAAGAACCCGTCGCTGCTGGAGCAGCACCTCTCCCGCCTCCTCTCTGAGGTGGCGGCCGTGTTCACAGACAAGGATGCCAATGTCCGTATTGCAGCCACAAAGTTGCTCAGGTCAGAATTCTCATTTGACACGTTTATTCTTATCATCTGTCACCACTTATCATTCTTATCATACACTACTGCCTAGAGGGGAAGTGGTGCATGTACCTCACATTTTTACTTGTCAGCTGATACTTATTTTGGGGGAAATGGTTACATCAATGTTTAATATGATGTCACTATGAGAAGAACATGTCTCCCATCTCACTCTGATATGTCATCGCATAAACATCTCCATATGTTGTGCATCTCCAGGTTTCTTGCCCAGTGTGTATCAGCAGAGAGAGCGGCTCCATTCTTCCCCCTCCTTAGTGCCCATCTGTCCTGTGCCATGACACACATTGAGGGGGGAATCCAGGAGGATGCCCTGAAGGTCCTAGACGTATTGCTCGAACACTACCCTGCCCTTCTCGCATCGCGGCCTTCTGTCCTCCTCACAAACTTCCTGGAGCTGATTTCCCACCGACGCAGCGGGGCCAGCAGTAGTGGGGGGAGCAAGAAGCCCCAGGATGCTATGGGGAGTCGATGGGCGCTTACAGTCAACCCCAGCAAGGCTATGACTGGTCAGCAATGGCGACTCACTGTGCTCCTCAGGTACATGGGTAACTTGACACGCACATGGAGACGACGCTACAAAGCCTCTCTGATTATCCCATCACAATTGGACTGCTACAAATACACATGTGAATGCTTGCTTAATGTGAGTCAGTCATTCACCTGTCTGAGTCATGCTGTGATTTGCAAGCAGTCTTGGACCCTATCTGGTCTGAAACATGCATACGAACAGAAGTCCAAATTGTCCCTTCATGCTGTACTTGGTCTCCCTGCATTTCAGGCTGGGGCTTTTTATTCAGGCAGTagtagacgagagtccgaccgAGGAGGGAGATATGTGCAGCCCAAGTGAAGGGGTGTTTGGTTCCAACGAGGAGGGAGGGCTGATCCCCCTGGATCTCAACTGGGAAGAGCTCACCTACAGCAGGACAGAGGTCAAGGTTTATGAGCATTCGGGAGCCATCCCAACTCCCCATTCCACCTTCAGGCTCCGGTATGTACCCCCTTGCATCGGCAATACATGTTTTACGTCCGCTAAGTATTCGCACCCACGAGAGCGCCCCTAAATAAGGGCATGAAACAGCTTGTACAGCAGGATGCTCAATCTTTACTTCCGTAATAGTGTGACGCCAGACAGCGACTGAAGCGCAGAAGTTGCACCTCCCAGGGCTACCCGCAACGTTTACAACTTCTCAGGGGTGTGAATTTGCACAGACGATCGCGCAAAGCGTTTGACCAATCGCAGCAGGCTGGGGGTGCTGACCCTATCACAGCAGACTTGGCTACTAGGATGGGGGGCCTTAATGTTACATGATACGAAACAGAACGTTTTTGAAAgatgttgaaattggttttgcagaaatgaacAGTGTGGGAATAATAAGAGGTATTTTAAACATACAAGCATGTaaactagggatgtccgatattggcttttttgccgatatccgatatgcgatattgtccaactctaaattttcgattccgatatcagccgataccgatatttgggttatttatttttcctcaaacctaatttaggtaacattacagatctcctgttgtggaattaacacaacatgcttaatgttattgtgatgccccactggatgcattcttgaatgcaacaaggctttccaaatgttaacattgtctgtgcaaaataagaaaaatacttcaacttaatttaagggaaaagtgccatgtttatttttatttttttaatggtctcagacaacagtttggattacactctccctgagataatcttgacaatgcccacaacaaatagggcaaacttgacttcacaaatgataaaacattgtacctgaacaactatgtgcaacatagcagtatgtttctttaactaaaactcaataaccttaattgaataaatgcacaaatatgagtcaattacaatgtgcactgtactgcacaattttgaaaacatttatttgagctataaataaaaaaaataaataaataaataaaaaaaatcggttttaaggcaaaaaaaatccgataccgatattgaccgatattacatttttatgctaatatcgggccgataatatcggtgggccgataatatcggacatctctaatgtAAACCTtttctagtagtacccccaaatgtaattatttaccatgatatgggatctttaaaggtcccatgacataaAAATGAGtgagggatctttgccgggcagcgcttatgcacctccgcctctggcggtggtccctcagcggggctcaagcgggaaacattcgccgccaacaatccctttctcctccatgtcgtggttcatgttcttgagggagccaaagccaaagttccttccccccaattcattctcaaccttggctgagataacccccaatacgagtctcgttgtagaaataccagagacgagagtccgacgtgttatgcgccatcacaccaacagcagaacggttatccaaataacaaggaagtgtacaacacttgcgttacagtcctggagctctttatctaaataatatcatataatacatagatatctatatcatataacatattgtgtgcgcctccagacgatattatgaatcacaaacgactttgtcgggttctgcgacgtcgggttcttccactttcacatcaacctgaagtcgactgaaccgcgcgctgcctgctgccggctgcccgctgccgggcgatgccGGGCGCCTCGCGgtatgtcgcagttcatgtacttcagtcAAACcgaagttcctttcccccaattccttctcaaccatagctcagataacccccacgacagtctcgttgtggaaatacaagacacgtcaaagaaccgacaagaaacacttgcgttacagtgtgtgtattcacattgatgtggacgttgaagaaccaggaacgtcggagaacccaacgcggtcgtttgagattcataatatcggcgcacacagcttttggccgtgataatatatattatatgatatagatatctgtgtaggctatatcaggggtttttctagaaaaaattCACAAGGGGGAAAACATCAATGGCGAGGGCAGGGGTgattctagggagtgtgggggccctaggcagaggattgttgacgggggggggggggggggggtatggagcgattgttgacggggggggggggagcttttGAAAATTTGCAAGACAATCCTTGATTTTCTTCACCCCGTGGCacgacattttaaaaacactgtaAACTAAGTCACCAAAcgctatattttctttcttctcagacGCTCTCAGATTCACTGAACTGATAAATTTGGTTCGGGAGAAGAGATAAAAGCCCGCCTACACTGTAAACTGATTGGTTGACTTACCGATCCAGGCCAATCAGGAGGCGCCTGAGGCTCACGTACACACTGCCTCATGCACAGTTTCTAGAtccctctctgttgtgctgcgcgctcgctacacagatgcgaacgcggttaggagcacgtctgtctcctgtgcgcggtcttgctcgctcgctctccattCCGATTCagattttaagtaatttaaaattttcgacaaggaggcgctgggttgaaacaaggaggcgcagcgcccctctttcccggtttagattaacccctgctatatgataatatttagatagggagctccaggactcccgtgtgttctagaatatttacagaacacggttaaaggctgtgtgcgcctcgccattgcgatacatccactgtaaacagagcgcatggtaccgtggctgcaagctgctcagggccatacccccaccctcctccttgacacgcccaccgaaacagcgcatttgggggaagctcaatttgcgactggctcggagtggctgtaactctgcaccacggctgaattttgggaacgtctttgaatactgtgttagttgcccactaatacctatattaaagaatacataaaatagcatgtcatgggacctttaatatgaAGTGTTCAGAACCCCAAAAAACAATCTGTCAATCTTTGTAATGAGGTCTACATGCTCTCTGATGCCCTCCTTCTGTTTCATTCTGCAGGCCAGAGGTGGAGCTTGGAGCCGGAGTAGGGGAGGGCCTGGGCTCTGCTGAAGCAGTTCAGAACTTTGCCGCCACCCTGGTGcccctgctgctggaggtgtGGGTGGAGGCCACTGCCACTGACTCTACATGGAACAGCAGCGACGGGGCCCAGCTGCTTACCCCGGATGCAATGTCCATCATGTTCCAGGTGCTGTCCatcctgcagctgctgaggaAACTGGCTCCACAGAAGGAGCACCAGGACATACTGGTGAGGAAAACACCAGTATGCACACGCAATGGTTCTGTCGTAGAAAGAGTGTCTTGATTTTAGTAAGTAACAGTCTAGATGATCTCTGTGTAGGACACCTGGTTCCGCAGCGAATACCTGGAGAATTTTAAACAGCACTTCATGAAAAACTTTCCCTATGGCGTCCTAGACGCCCCGAAGCCGCGGAGAAAGCCTGATCTCAAGAGGTGAGGAATCTAAATACATTAAAACAGGCGGGGAGATTTCTCTTTCATCCCCTGCATAATCAACAGTATGAAACAGTCAATGCACAAATGTAGGAAGTCCATTGTTAAAATTGATGTATGGGTTTCATTATAAAATAGACATGGATATTAATAGATGACTATCAAATGTATGctaaatatttgtaataatatCAGTAATATGTTCAATTTCAACCAAAGTTAATTTTGTGCTCTAATCTTTGCTAAAATATTAGTTTTCAACATCATGGCGATACTTCCCCTTGTCTACATTCACTGTAATCTTACCTCATACTGGGTCAACTAGAATGAAGCAGATGCCGGCTCTCCCCGCGCCTACGGTGGAGCCCCTGGGACTCAACATCACCTTGTGCCAGGTGATGGTGGCCCTCAGCCAGCGGCAGGACGCCGGCAAGGACAAAGACGCCGACTGGATGCTGCCCCTCAGGACGTTTGTCCGCGACACCCTGGCCAACGGAGTGAAGCTCAGCTACAAGCAGCTCCACATGCTGCTGGAGGCCGTGTGGAAGATGTTGCTCAAGGAGAGTAGCAGAGGTGCAGTGTTGGCGTTGACTGCTACTTGATGTGTTGGCCTCTCCGTTTGAAACGGTTCACTCTCAATAGTATTGAATAGGGAGAGTTTAACTGAGGTATTTCTTGGCAAAGTGGGACTTATAAAGTAGAAAAATACGCGGTTTTGGGTCTTTGAATAGTTTGCaatatttctgtctgtcttcaatATTTGAACAGATATACCTTGGTTGGTCATTTTTCTGGATATTTCAATGTTGTACCAACTAGTATACCGACTAGCTGTTTGGGGACATTCCCTGGTTGTGGGGTTTTCTTTGTTGTATAAATCCATTCTATTGCAAACACAGTTATAAtataaagggagaaaaaaacgtAGATTTTTTAACATAGCTTGTCTGATTATTTCATTGTACACAATGTGCACTAGCTCCTTTTAGGTAATATACTTGTGATTCAGTATTAGGTATTGTGTGTTGGTTCATTTGACCATGGGTTTTCATTCTCAAAGTCGCTGTCTTGATTATCAATGTCCATTTTTGCAGCCCTGACTGAGGACCTCTTGGCTGCGGTTTACATCCACTACCAGCAGAGGAAACTGACTCTACCGACCCGGTCATTACTGTTGTCCTTCTTCAGCAAGCTCTATCTCCAggaacaaggacacacacacatagccaggTAGCCAGCATCAATTtatccttttttattttgtagcaCACTATTCCTTTTTATAGGAAGTAGCACGTAACAAGTTTCACAAAAAGTTGTAGACGTTTCTCATCCTATTTAGCTTTTTATTGCCATGTTATTATCTGAAGGACATTTGACTGTGAAGCCTCTATTTGTCTTTAGTGTAGTAAGGTAATGTGGAAAGGCCCTGCTAGTTTTTGTTCATAAAGTAACAGCTAAAACTCCTTTGCCCCTATTGTTTCACACCATAATCCAACACTCTGTTCTCTGTCTTCTCCAGGAGTAGGGTGCTGGGTCGATGGCTGGCCGCTCTCCCCGTTCAGCTGTGCCAACTGGGCCACCGTAACCCGGCGCTGTCTGCCAGGCTCATCCTGTCCATCCAGGCCGCTGCCTCCAGAGGCAACAAGGAACTGCTCAGCAGTCTGCAGGCCAACGCCTGCAGGATCTATGGTAATGAACATTCATTTAAAATCAACCTTTCCTCATTGAGACGTTGTGATCACaatatattgttttgtatgtgggTCACATTGACATGTTAGGTAGACAAAACATGTTTGACTGCAGTCTTTTCTCTGTTAGTTGCTTCAATGTGTAGTTACAGATGGAGATGGATATAGGAGAGGATCCAACTTGGATCATGTATAAAAATGTGTATACACAATAGTTAATTAATAATAGTGTACTTAATAGAGGAACGGCACAAGGACTCGACCGGCCCCCTGGAAGTGTGACATGTTCTGCCGATCAGCACTAGGGGGCAGTGTTGTGCCACGCATGCATCAGAATAACTTGGTCCAGATTTAATATCAACCCCTGGCAGAGAGCAATCAGGGCAGATCTGGATCATGGTTATAGATGATGTGTCTTTGTGCTGTTACTCCAAAtacccccttccctcccccctttaCATAAATCTGTTCCCGGTCACATTTATGAGAGAGTGTTGTAAGCACACGCATAGCCAGGGGTAGGACATCGGTTGCTGGGCTGGTGTGGCagggaaaagggagggagggag from Gadus morhua chromosome 11, gadMor3.0, whole genome shotgun sequence carries:
- the tex10 gene encoding testis-expressed protein 10 homolog, with the translated sequence MKSKGKKRQDDFQKVKLKVGKKKPKADNATNTNFRSKGIHLSEQLKRDSGPTTHRQLGINDLLSQLHHYSGNVKLSSLTGLRELLLKNPSLLEQHLSRLLSEVAAVFTDKDANVRIAATKLLRFLAQCVSAERAAPFFPLLSAHLSCAMTHIEGGIQEDALKVLDVLLEHYPALLASRPSVLLTNFLELISHRRSGASSSGGSKKPQDAMGSRWALTVNPSKAMTGQQWRLTVLLRLGLFIQAVVDESPTEEGDMCSPSEGVFGSNEEGGLIPLDLNWEELTYSRTEVKVYEHSGAIPTPHSTFRLRPEVELGAGVGEGLGSAEAVQNFAATLVPLLLEVWVEATATDSTWNSSDGAQLLTPDAMSIMFQVLSILQLLRKLAPQKEHQDILDTWFRSEYLENFKQHFMKNFPYGVLDAPKPRRKPDLKRMKQMPALPAPTVEPLGLNITLCQVMVALSQRQDAGKDKDADWMLPLRTFVRDTLANGVKLSYKQLHMLLEAVWKMLLKESSRALTEDLLAAVYIHYQQRKLTLPTRSLLLSFFSKLYLQEQGHTHIARSRVLGRWLAALPVQLCQLGHRNPALSARLILSIQAAASRGNKELLSSLQANACRIYDPQEGVAVLLPAKSQQRLVQLLYFLPKMPQPLLANLSRCCTAGRISAGLAASLIRIIHLRSSLSGWSIGSQDTALQDVDYISFLFSTLTGFSSEDLASLQDAPDDSTIPPSPLSPLSLYPTLLEQFTHHWDVVEEVCHCLETLGSQSQCFDILQNAICKYLGKLGVVPDSLAAGLLRAVSRLLELSVLPSEPMLHFLAQCCLSLLALLVTLQQEAPSQTTHKSEAIWSACVSALANVPRLMRAILQALRVGDLCEEELPQLGQILSMMLQHAPLRSHLLANTALLQHIIQELTRYSHGETREQWLTDLLYCYSVTMAHASTAHRGSLGLRDMY
- the si:ch211-197h24.6 gene encoding uncharacterized protein si:ch211-197h24.6 isoform X2 gives rise to the protein MLLTGVNEPIIGLQYVWEYRSPSKSVPPHYQCKICNVTRLQHDMLAHVKGWKHSLRYMKRAHPTKVTGDEEEAIKDPLFRKKVKEASAEVASAEGSGKLKVILKEPCDVPAFQGLRTAIPKPLPSPGSMGPPGPYLGGRFSDPMFQGEYPTHGGPFHNPSIGDYGELDMGGFPSRPDYPASNMNLRRFPDEMGPSSHSGGGNGFSMASRRDSSGLLGDGPGRGYKEDFRGNSMGSGLMERPADRPEERPGLMGAHPESGSLPSTLLSYLDTFRIENEDDAQIVLKVTQKLTDVLMEYRLRSVSGGSTTLGSASSSQRVSNPGERYSGNFLGPSRYSGGSSRFYN
- the si:ch211-197h24.6 gene encoding uncharacterized protein si:ch211-197h24.6 isoform X1, producing MGDADMQPASQQPPRAKRPYGVQKQQNKFRNVKRKPFLHSTDIVFTKGTVIKTLPSLTMLLTGVNEPIIGLQYVWEYRSPSKSVPPHYQCKICNVTRLQHDMLAHVKGWKHSLRYMKRAHPTKVTGDEEEAIKDPLFRKKVKEASAEVASAEGSGKLKVILKEPCDVPAFQGLRTAIPKPLPSPGSMGPPGPYLGGRFSDPMFQGEYPTHGGPFHNPSIGDYGELDMGGFPSRPDYPASNMNLRRFPDEMGPSSHSGGGNGFSMASRRDSSGLLGDGPGRGYKEDFRGNSMGSGLMERPADRPEERPGLMGAHPESGSLPSTLLSYLDTFRIENEDDAQIVLKVTQKLTDVLMEYRLRSVSGGSTTLGSASSSQRVSNPGERYSGNFLGPSRYSGGSSRFYN